In Nomascus leucogenys isolate Asia chromosome 11, Asia_NLE_v1, whole genome shotgun sequence, the following proteins share a genomic window:
- the TMEM212 gene encoding transmembrane protein 212 yields the protein MKGLYQAAGRILVTLGSLSVCSGVTAFFPVFSYKPWFTGWSVWIACPIWNGALAITTGVLLLLAYREWTQKYLWEATFTFVILSIMGCPLHFAIALESAFLGPYCFYSFSGIAGTNYLGYAVTFPYPYAKFPLACVDPPHYEEYHLTLQALDLCLSFTLLCTSLTVFIKLSARLIQNGHINMQLPAGNPNPFSP from the exons ATGAAGGGCCTCTACCAGGCTGCCGGCCGGATTCTCGTCACTCTGGGAAGCCTCAGTGTATGCTCTGGAGTTACTGCTTTCTTCCCTGTCTTTTCTTACAAGCCTTGGTTCACAGGATGGAGTGTTTGGATTGCTTGTCCTATCTGGAATGGAGCTTTG GCCATCACAACTGGTGTGCTTCTACTGTTGGCTTACAGAGAGTGGACCCAGAAGTACCTG TGGGAAGCTACTTTCACCTTTGTGATTCTGAGCATTATGGGATGTCCACTTCATTTTGCAATAGCCTTGGAATCTGCTTTCCTGGGCCCATATTGCTTCTATTCATTTTCAGGGATTGCAGGGACTAATTACCTTGGCTATGCAGTTACCTTTCCTTATCCATATGCAAAATTCCCATTAGCCTGTGTGGACCCACCACACTATGAAGAGTACCACCTGACACTTCAAGCCCTCGACCTGTGCCTAAGCTTTACCCTGCTCTGTACATCCTTGACAGTGTTCATCAAACTTTCTGCAAGACTTATCCAGAATGGACACATAAAC ATGCAACTCCCTGCTGGGAACCCAAaccctttttcaccataa